A DNA window from Canis lupus dingo isolate Sandy chromosome 2, ASM325472v2, whole genome shotgun sequence contains the following coding sequences:
- the CXXC5 gene encoding CXXC-type zinc finger protein 5 translates to MSSLGSSPQDSGGSSSGNTGGSGPKAGVADKSTAVATAAPASVADDAPPPERRNKSGIISEPLNKSLRRSRPLSHYSSFGGSGGSGGGSMMGSESAEKAAAAAAAAASLLANGHDLAAAMAADKSNPTSKHKSGAVASLLSKAERATELAAEGQLTLQQFAQSTEMLKRVVQEHLPLMSEAGAGLPDMEAVAGAEALNGQSDFPYLGAFPINPGLFIMTPAGVFLAESALHMAGLAEYPMQGELASAISSGKKKRKRCGMCAPCRRRINCEQCSSCRNRKTGHQICKFRKCEELKKKPSAALEKVMLPTGAAFRWFQ, encoded by the exons ATGTCGAGCCTCGGCAGTAGCCCCCAGGACAGTGGTGGCAGTAGCAGCGGCAACACTGGTGGCAGCGGCCCCAAGGCAGGAGTAGCCGACAAGAGCACGGCAGTAGCCACTGCCGCGCCAGCCTCGGTGGCAGATGACGCGCCGCCCCCCGAGCGTCGGAACAAGAGCGGCATCATCAGCGAACCCCTCAACAAGAGCCTGCGCCGCTCCCGCCCCCTCTCCCACTACTCTTCCTttgggggcagcgggggcagtggtggtggcagcaTGATGGGTAGCGAGTCAGCCGAaaaggccgccgccgccgccgccgccgccgcctccctgTTGGCCAATGGGCACGACCTGGCGGCGGCCATGGCCGCGGACAAAAGCAACCCTACCTCAAAGCACAAAAGTGGTGCTGTGGCCAGCCTGCTGAGCAAGGCAGAGCGGGCCACGGAGCTGGCAGCCGAGGGACAGCTGACGCTGCAGCAGTTCGCGCAGTCCACGGAGATGCTGAAGCGCGTGGTGCAGGAGCACCTGCCGCTGATGAGCGAGGCGGGCGCTGGCCTGCCCGACATGGAGGCTGTGGCGGGTGCCGAGGCCCTCAACGGGCAGTCCGACTTCCCCTACCTGGGCGCCTTCCCCATCAACCCAGGCCTCTTCATCATGACCCCTGCGGGCGTGTTCCTGGCTGAGAGCGCGCTGCACATGGCCGGCCTGGCCGAGTACCCTATGCAGGGAGAGCTGGCCTCGGCCATCAGCTCGGGCAAGAAGAAGCGGAAACGCTGCGGCATGTGCGCGCCCTGCCGGCGGCGCATCAACTGCGAGCAGTGCAGCAGTTGTAGGAACCGAAAGACTGGCCATCAGATTTGCAAATTCAGAAAATGTGAGGAACTCAAAAAGAAGCCTTCCGCTGCTCTGGAG aaGGTGATGCTTCCGACGGGAGCCGCCTTCCGGTGGTTTCAGTGA